The Desulfuromonas versatilis genome has a segment encoding these proteins:
- a CDS encoding HD domain-containing phosphohydrolase, whose translation MEYQVLIVEDEEIVRDMEFATLQGEGYLCHTAANADAASELVQQRNIDLALIDINMPGRSGVQFLKELKEASPDSAAIMVTAVDDLETAMYCLQLGADDYILKPFNLDRILLSVRNALEKRRLVLENRVYQRQLEAKVREQTQRIRTTLDELQDAYDSTLAALVRSLDAREKETGSHSERVRSYTLALAEVLGVEQGRRDDLAMGALLHDIGKVGVSDNILLKPGKLDEQEWEVMRRHSRIGYDIICGVRFLDKAAEVVLSHHERYDGGGYPDGLKGEEIPLGARIFAIADTLDAMTSDRPYRKALPFQAVVDELKRCSGTQFDPRMVEAFLSIPKRQWEEIAGKALD comes from the coding sequence GTGGAATATCAGGTCCTGATCGTCGAGGATGAGGAAATCGTCAGGGATATGGAGTTCGCCACTCTCCAGGGCGAGGGCTATCTCTGCCACACCGCGGCCAACGCCGATGCCGCCAGCGAACTGGTGCAGCAGCGCAACATCGACCTGGCCCTGATCGACATCAATATGCCCGGCCGCTCGGGAGTGCAGTTTCTCAAGGAACTGAAAGAGGCCTCTCCCGACTCGGCGGCGATCATGGTCACCGCCGTCGACGACCTGGAGACGGCCATGTATTGCCTGCAACTGGGGGCGGACGACTACATCCTCAAGCCTTTCAACCTCGACCGCATTCTCCTGAGCGTGCGCAACGCCCTGGAAAAGAGGCGCCTGGTGCTGGAAAACCGGGTCTACCAGCGCCAGCTTGAGGCCAAGGTTCGGGAGCAGACCCAGCGGATCCGCACCACCCTGGACGAACTTCAGGATGCCTACGACAGCACCCTGGCGGCCCTGGTGCGATCCCTGGATGCCCGGGAGAAGGAGACGGGGTCGCATTCGGAGCGGGTACGCTCCTACACCCTGGCCCTGGCCGAGGTGCTGGGGGTGGAGCAGGGCCGCCGCGACGATCTCGCCATGGGCGCCCTGCTCCACGATATCGGCAAAGTCGGGGTGTCGGACAACATTCTGCTCAAGCCCGGAAAACTCGACGAGCAGGAATGGGAGGTGATGCGGCGTCACTCCCGGATCGGCTACGACATCATCTGTGGGGTCCGGTTTCTCGATAAGGCCGCCGAGGTGGTCCTCTCCCACCACGAGCGCTACGACGGGGGAGGATATCCCGATGGGCTAAAGGGGGAGGAAATCCCCCTCGGCGCGCGCATCTTCGCCATCGCCGACACCCTGGACGCCATGACCTCCGACCGACCTTACCGCAAGGCGCTCCCTTTCCAGGCGGTGGTGGATGAACTCAAGCGTTGCAGCGGCACCCAGTTCGATCCGCGGATGGTCGAGGCGTTTCTCTCCATCCCCAAAAGGCAATGGGAAGAGATCGCCGGCAAAGCGCTTGATTAA
- a CDS encoding Tex family protein — MALTAEQISRVLSCIIDETGLKPLQVENTVELLREGATVPFIARYRKERTGELDEVQVRLVEERLGYFGELEERKATILKSIDEQGKLTPELKGKIEACRQKTELEDLYLPYKPKRRTKATIARERGLEPLAELIAAQLLTTGTAEEAAAPFVNPELDVPDAAAALEGAGHILAERLSEDAGARAEVRRLTWEQGLFVSKVAPDKAGSVSKFEMYYEYSEPLKDVPSHRMLAMRRGEKEEVLRLAVDAPEEQILLRLKGRLIRGASIFKELLAAVAEDAYKRLISPSIEVELRLDAKKAADDTAIKVFADNLRNLLLQPPAGSKRVLGVDPGLRTGSKLAAVDETGRFLEHVNIYPHTGEARIPQAKKDLLRLVKNHRVEMIAIGNGTASREIDQFVRETLKEAGLQVTTVMVNEAGASVYSASDIAREEFPELDLTVRGAISIARRLQDPLAELVKIDPKSIGVGQYQHDVNQSALKKALDATVESCVNYVGVDLNTASWALLAYVSGIGESLAKAIVKYRDANGAFATRKGLMEVPRFGAKAFEQSAGFLRIRGGANPLDNTAVHPENYALVKTMAGDLGVSVAELAADPALVARIDLKRYVSEAVGLPTLRDIMEELKKPGRDPREQFQAVAFRDDVREISDLKEGMVLQGTVTNVAAFGAFVDIGVHQDGLVHISHLANRFVKDPNEAVKVGEIVKVKVLGVDAARKRISLSIKEVAPDGGKPATKPAAQKKAGLDDPGAWEKAGFRVKKR; from the coding sequence ATGGCACTGACCGCTGAACAGATCTCCCGCGTCCTCTCCTGCATCATCGACGAAACCGGCCTCAAACCCCTGCAGGTGGAAAACACCGTCGAGCTGCTGCGCGAGGGGGCGACCGTCCCCTTTATCGCGCGCTACCGCAAGGAGCGCACCGGCGAGCTCGACGAAGTCCAGGTAAGGCTGGTCGAGGAGCGCCTCGGCTATTTCGGCGAACTCGAGGAGCGTAAGGCGACCATCCTCAAGTCCATCGATGAGCAGGGCAAGCTCACCCCCGAGCTCAAGGGGAAGATCGAAGCCTGCCGGCAGAAGACCGAGCTCGAGGACCTGTACCTGCCCTACAAGCCCAAGCGCCGCACCAAGGCGACCATCGCCCGGGAGCGGGGCCTGGAGCCGCTGGCCGAGCTGATCGCCGCCCAGCTGCTTACCACCGGAACTGCCGAAGAGGCCGCGGCGCCCTTCGTGAACCCCGAGCTGGATGTCCCCGACGCGGCCGCCGCCCTCGAAGGGGCGGGCCACATCCTCGCCGAGCGGCTCAGCGAGGATGCCGGGGCCCGCGCCGAGGTGCGCCGCCTGACCTGGGAGCAGGGGCTGTTCGTCTCGAAGGTGGCGCCCGACAAGGCCGGCAGCGTCAGCAAGTTCGAGATGTATTACGAGTACAGCGAACCGCTCAAGGACGTCCCCTCGCACCGCATGCTGGCCATGCGCCGCGGCGAGAAGGAGGAGGTGCTGCGCCTGGCGGTGGATGCCCCCGAAGAGCAGATCCTGCTGCGGCTCAAGGGGCGGCTGATCCGCGGCGCGAGCATCTTCAAGGAGCTGCTCGCCGCCGTCGCCGAGGACGCCTACAAGCGCCTGATCTCCCCGTCCATCGAGGTGGAACTGCGCCTCGACGCCAAAAAGGCCGCCGACGACACGGCGATCAAGGTGTTTGCCGACAACCTCAGGAACCTGCTGCTGCAGCCCCCGGCCGGCAGCAAGCGGGTGCTGGGCGTCGACCCGGGCCTGCGCACCGGCTCGAAGCTGGCGGCGGTGGACGAAACCGGGCGCTTTCTCGAACACGTCAACATCTACCCCCACACCGGCGAGGCCCGCATCCCCCAGGCGAAAAAAGACCTGCTGCGGCTGGTCAAGAACCATCGCGTGGAGATGATCGCCATCGGCAACGGCACCGCCAGCCGCGAGATCGACCAGTTCGTGCGCGAAACCCTCAAGGAGGCCGGCCTGCAGGTGACCACGGTGATGGTCAACGAGGCCGGCGCCAGCGTCTACTCCGCCTCGGACATCGCCCGCGAGGAGTTCCCCGAGCTCGACCTGACCGTGCGCGGGGCCATCAGCATCGCCCGGCGCCTGCAGGACCCGCTGGCCGAACTGGTGAAGATCGACCCCAAGAGCATCGGCGTCGGCCAGTACCAGCACGACGTCAACCAGAGCGCCCTGAAAAAGGCCCTCGACGCCACCGTCGAATCCTGCGTCAACTACGTCGGGGTCGATCTCAACACCGCCTCCTGGGCGCTGCTTGCCTACGTCTCGGGTATCGGCGAGTCGCTGGCCAAGGCCATCGTCAAGTACCGCGACGCCAACGGCGCCTTCGCCACCCGCAAGGGGTTGATGGAAGTCCCGCGCTTCGGCGCCAAGGCTTTCGAACAGTCGGCCGGTTTTCTGCGCATCCGCGGCGGCGCCAACCCCCTCGACAACACCGCCGTGCACCCCGAGAACTACGCCCTGGTCAAGACCATGGCCGGCGATCTCGGCGTCTCGGTGGCTGAGCTGGCCGCCGACCCGGCCCTGGTCGCCAGGATCGACCTTAAGCGCTACGTCAGCGAGGCTGTCGGCCTGCCGACCCTGCGTGATATCATGGAGGAGTTGAAGAAGCCCGGCCGCGACCCCCGCGAGCAGTTCCAGGCGGTGGCCTTCCGGGACGACGTGCGCGAGATCAGCGACCTGAAGGAGGGGATGGTCCTGCAGGGGACGGTGACCAACGTGGCGGCCTTCGGCGCCTTCGTCGACATCGGCGTCCACCAGGACGGCCTGGTCCACATCAGCCACCTGGCCAACCGTTTCGTCAAGGACCCCAACGAAGCGGTCAAGGTCGGAGAGATCGTCAAGGTCAAGGTCCTCGGCGTCGATGCCGCCCGCAAGCGCATCAGCCTCTCCATCAAGGAGGTCGCCCCCGATGGAGGCAAACCCGCCACCAAACCGGCCGCGCAGAAAAAGGCCGGCCTCGATGACCCCGGCGCCTGGGAGAAGGCGGGATTTCGGGTGAAGAAGCGTTGA
- a CDS encoding PHP domain-containing protein, with product MTRKYIDLHLHSTCSDGVHPPEEVVRMAAQAGLSAIALADHDNIDGIDAALAAGRELGVEVISGVELSVVWESFKDIHLLGYGFDHHHPQLWESLREFREFREKRNELIVGRINEKLQGEGREPISFERVMALAGGTVGRPHIARALIEQGHAEDVEAAFQRYLICCNVEKRFFPIDDAISLVHQAGGVAVLAHPPFITPDRKVFTDLLDAFIPLGLDGVEAYNSGSTNADIDWYITQARRRGLIVTGGSDFHGIEGGEIVIGGGRGNLKIPYACLEDVRRLLAKRAG from the coding sequence ATGACCCGAAAATACATCGATTTGCACCTGCACAGCACCTGCTCCGACGGGGTCCACCCGCCCGAAGAGGTGGTGCGCATGGCGGCGCAGGCGGGGCTCTCCGCCATCGCCCTGGCCGACCACGACAACATCGACGGCATCGACGCGGCCCTGGCCGCGGGGCGCGAGCTGGGGGTGGAGGTGATCTCCGGGGTGGAGCTTTCGGTGGTCTGGGAAAGCTTCAAGGACATTCACCTGCTCGGCTACGGCTTCGACCATCACCATCCGCAGCTGTGGGAATCCCTCAGGGAATTTCGCGAGTTCCGCGAGAAGCGCAACGAACTGATCGTCGGGCGGATCAACGAAAAATTGCAGGGCGAAGGGCGCGAGCCGATCTCCTTCGAGCGGGTCATGGCCCTGGCCGGCGGCACCGTGGGACGTCCCCACATTGCCAGGGCGCTGATCGAGCAAGGGCATGCGGAAGACGTGGAGGCGGCCTTCCAGCGCTACCTGATCTGCTGCAACGTGGAAAAACGGTTTTTCCCCATCGATGACGCCATTTCCCTGGTGCATCAGGCCGGCGGTGTGGCGGTGCTCGCCCATCCCCCCTTCATCACCCCGGACCGCAAGGTGTTCACCGACCTGCTCGATGCCTTCATCCCCCTGGGGCTCGACGGGGTTGAGGCCTACAACTCGGGCTCGACCAATGCCGATATCGACTGGTACATCACTCAGGCCCGCCGCCGAGGCCTGATCGTTACCGGCGGCTCCGACTTCCACGGCATCGAGGGGGGCGAAATCGTCATCGGTGGTGGGCGCGGCAACCTGAAGATCCCCTACGCCTGTCTCGAGGACGTCCGGCGCCTGCTCGCCAAAAGGGCGGGGTAG
- a CDS encoding PAS domain S-box protein produces MRHSSLKTKISLAVSLLIIGILSLSALFTLWYFEGEIKRLISEQQYVLITEIAGDIDERIETARDIISACAGQFPAELVSDPEQAQHELDYHLGVGTRHIFDNGIFLFSPDGMLVAESPYKEGRRGRDYSFREYFQETLATGRPLVSDPYFSSQSHGHPAINFTAPIFDARGRIAGVLAGSLDLTKDNFFGELQRMAIGQTGYLYLFDTRRTIIMHKDASRILKADVSEGANLAFDRALQGFQGTTETINSRNQPMLVSFKRLKSKDWILASNYPLTEAYLPVQRAKMYAGGGLAIASLLTLALVWLMVRRLTSPLLHLTDHIRKVAERNPRRGPLEVGALDEVGLLGEAYGRMLGQLEAQELNLENQLNFFQILIDNIPTPVYYKDIDGSYLGCNSAFEAFWGISRNQIIGKTFFSDQGQDLDAVLRDEERMQDFEGNGPSVQVSEARATHSDGRPREILLYKTAFPNIDGSPGGMIGSIIDISHRKAAELALAEQKEFSENLLQNSAIPCFVLDAEHRVIIWNRACERLTGICAGEAVGQKSPWHAFYDRERQLLGDLILDQAEDQLGGLYAVSSKSELLSGGLRAEGWYPGLGGKDRYLAIEAAPLRNSRGEIVAAIENLQDITERKLAEETLRYLAHGTEASPGEEFFGSLVRYLSRMLNVDLALVGEFDTEDPNRVRTVAVCDRGDMVENFVYSLRETPCEVVVEEILCIYPEGVAERFPKDLMLAEMGIQGYAGVRLRGAEGKVLGILVVLDRRPLQTVESIRSLMEVMAVRAAVELERRRSREAQENSLSLLRATLESTADGILVTDNDGGVVTCNRKFAEMWRIPQTLLANRSSRELLDFVLPQVKDPDGFLERTRMLSQGSEVEDWDTVPFEDGRIYERFTKAQRVAGGIVGRVWSFRDVTQRRRFEQELLKTRDFYLTIFEEFPAMIWRSNQTGKCDYFNRTWLDFTGKSMNEEIGERWLENVHPDDLGTFLGQFRQALQARSMFSVELRLRRHDGCYRWMTTVGRPFNDFAGRFAGFIGASFDITERREALEQVRNLSLAVEQSPNSVVVTDLRGRIVYVNPKFTEVSGFSLEEVRGMTPAVLRSGRTTAEEYRKLWNTIGSGQVWKGEFLNKRKTGELFWESALISPVTGPDQKITHFVAVKEDITERKRTQESERRSRGLSEAMTEATLCFLQQGSINEVARILVERCVSLTSSAFGFLYDLDGKGDARILATAGLPLAGQSLQVVHQEVRAASPEQVYHLLERSQGLLFAPIDQRRTILANSEFPRELMTQAEQDLGFPVRSFLGAPLCIGSEAVGCIGLINSEEGFTERERVELEAFAQTAALVIQSVRTELARQLAEDYLGQAQKMEAVGQLAGGVAHDFNNLVTVINGYSTMLARSLKDDPKRRREAETILQAGERAAALTRQLLAFSRRQVLEPRVLDINPLVKGLDKILRGLLREQIGVEMLLEQNLGRVKADPGQVEQVLINLVVNSRDAISGDGKITIRTANVEIDTAFARQHNGSVPGDYVMLEVTDTGDGMTPEVRQRIFEPFFTTKEQGRGTGLGLATVYGIVKQSGGYILVESNPGEGTQFRVYLPRTADNPAANRRRLPTPPREGHQMVLVVEDEAAVLALVADALRGSGYRVLAAHDPAQALKLFEGAPEQVDLLLTDMVMPEMSGPSLAEALRRQRADLRVLFMSGYSDLNEDEGLEVFERKYLLQKPFTMDTLLAKVHDVLGAA; encoded by the coding sequence ATGCGCCACAGCAGTTTGAAAACCAAAATATCCCTGGCCGTCTCCCTGTTGATCATCGGGATTCTGTCGCTCTCCGCCCTGTTCACCTTGTGGTACTTCGAGGGAGAAATCAAGCGGCTTATCTCCGAGCAGCAATATGTCCTGATTACCGAGATCGCCGGGGATATCGATGAACGAATCGAAACCGCCCGCGACATCATCAGCGCCTGCGCCGGGCAATTTCCCGCGGAGCTGGTGTCCGATCCGGAGCAGGCCCAGCATGAGCTGGACTATCATCTCGGGGTCGGCACCCGCCACATTTTCGACAACGGCATTTTCCTGTTCTCTCCCGACGGCATGTTGGTGGCCGAAAGCCCCTACAAGGAGGGGCGTCGCGGCCGCGACTATTCCTTTCGCGAGTATTTCCAGGAAACCCTGGCCACCGGCCGCCCCCTGGTTTCCGACCCCTATTTCTCGAGCCAGAGCCACGGGCACCCGGCCATCAACTTCACCGCGCCGATTTTCGATGCCCGGGGCAGGATTGCCGGGGTGCTGGCCGGCAGCCTCGATCTGACCAAGGACAATTTTTTCGGTGAGCTGCAGCGCATGGCCATCGGCCAAACCGGCTACCTGTACCTGTTCGATACGCGCCGCACCATCATCATGCACAAGGATGCCAGCCGTATCCTGAAGGCGGATGTCTCCGAGGGCGCCAACCTCGCCTTCGACCGGGCTCTGCAGGGTTTCCAGGGGACAACCGAGACGATCAATTCCCGAAACCAGCCCATGCTGGTCTCCTTCAAGCGACTCAAATCCAAGGACTGGATCCTTGCCTCCAACTACCCCCTGACCGAGGCTTATCTGCCCGTGCAGCGGGCCAAGATGTACGCCGGCGGGGGGTTGGCCATCGCCAGCCTGCTGACGCTGGCCCTGGTGTGGCTGATGGTGCGGCGTCTGACCTCCCCCCTGCTGCACCTGACCGACCACATCCGCAAGGTGGCCGAACGCAACCCGAGGCGCGGTCCGCTCGAGGTGGGGGCTCTGGATGAGGTCGGCCTGCTCGGCGAGGCCTACGGGCGGATGCTGGGCCAGCTTGAGGCCCAGGAGCTCAACCTCGAAAACCAGCTCAATTTTTTCCAGATCCTCATCGACAACATCCCCACTCCCGTCTATTACAAGGACATCGACGGCTCCTACCTGGGCTGCAACAGCGCCTTCGAGGCCTTCTGGGGGATCTCCCGCAATCAGATCATCGGAAAAACGTTTTTCTCTGACCAGGGGCAGGACCTGGATGCCGTCCTTCGGGATGAGGAGCGGATGCAGGATTTCGAAGGAAACGGCCCGTCGGTGCAGGTGAGCGAGGCCAGGGCCACTCACAGCGACGGCCGGCCCCGGGAGATCCTGCTCTACAAAACCGCCTTTCCCAACATCGACGGGTCGCCGGGAGGGATGATTGGCTCTATCATCGACATCAGCCACCGCAAGGCGGCCGAACTGGCCCTGGCCGAACAGAAGGAGTTTTCGGAGAACCTGCTGCAGAATTCGGCGATCCCCTGCTTCGTGCTCGATGCAGAGCATCGGGTTATCATCTGGAACCGGGCCTGCGAAAGGCTCACCGGAATCTGCGCCGGCGAGGCGGTGGGCCAGAAAAGTCCCTGGCATGCATTCTACGACCGTGAGCGTCAGCTGCTCGGGGACCTGATCCTGGACCAGGCGGAGGACCAGCTGGGCGGCCTTTATGCCGTTTCTTCCAAGTCGGAACTGCTGTCAGGCGGTTTGCGCGCCGAGGGGTGGTATCCCGGGCTGGGCGGCAAGGATCGCTACCTCGCCATCGAGGCGGCCCCCCTGCGCAACAGTCGCGGCGAAATCGTCGCCGCCATCGAAAATCTGCAGGACATCACCGAACGCAAGCTGGCCGAGGAAACCCTCCGCTACCTGGCCCACGGCACCGAGGCTTCTCCCGGGGAAGAGTTCTTCGGCTCCCTGGTCCGCTACCTGAGCCGCATGCTCAACGTCGACCTGGCGCTGGTCGGGGAGTTCGATACCGAGGACCCCAACCGGGTGCGAACCGTGGCCGTCTGCGACCGGGGCGACATGGTGGAGAATTTCGTCTATTCCCTTCGGGAAACCCCTTGCGAAGTGGTGGTCGAAGAGATCCTGTGCATCTACCCCGAGGGGGTCGCGGAACGGTTCCCGAAGGACCTGATGCTGGCGGAGATGGGGATACAGGGGTATGCGGGGGTGCGGCTGCGGGGGGCGGAAGGCAAGGTCCTGGGCATTCTGGTCGTATTGGACCGCCGGCCTCTGCAGACTGTCGAGAGCATCCGCTCGCTCATGGAGGTTATGGCCGTGCGCGCCGCCGTGGAGCTGGAACGCCGGCGTTCCAGGGAGGCCCAGGAAAACTCCCTGTCGCTGCTGCGGGCAACCCTGGAGTCCACCGCCGATGGCATCCTGGTCACGGACAATGACGGCGGGGTGGTCACCTGCAACCGGAAATTCGCCGAAATGTGGCGCATCCCCCAGACCCTGCTGGCGAACCGAAGCAGCAGGGAACTGCTCGATTTCGTACTGCCCCAGGTCAAGGACCCCGATGGATTTCTGGAGCGGACCCGGATGCTGTCCCAGGGCAGCGAGGTCGAAGACTGGGACACGGTCCCCTTCGAGGACGGCAGGATCTACGAACGTTTCACCAAAGCCCAGCGGGTGGCGGGGGGGATCGTCGGCCGGGTGTGGAGCTTCCGGGATGTTACCCAGCGCCGACGTTTCGAGCAGGAACTGTTGAAGACCAGGGACTTCTACCTGACCATCTTCGAAGAATTCCCGGCCATGATCTGGCGCAGCAACCAGACCGGCAAATGCGATTATTTCAACCGGACCTGGCTGGACTTCACCGGCAAGAGCATGAACGAGGAGATTGGCGAACGCTGGCTGGAAAATGTCCACCCCGATGACCTCGGAACCTTCCTGGGGCAGTTTCGACAGGCCCTGCAGGCCAGGTCGATGTTCAGCGTCGAGCTTCGCCTCCGCCGCCATGACGGCTGCTATCGCTGGATGACCACGGTGGGGCGTCCGTTCAACGATTTCGCCGGGCGCTTTGCCGGTTTTATCGGCGCCAGTTTCGACATCACCGAGCGGCGCGAGGCCCTGGAGCAGGTGCGCAATCTTTCGCTGGCGGTGGAGCAGAGCCCCAACTCGGTGGTCGTCACCGACCTGCGCGGGCGCATCGTCTACGTCAACCCGAAGTTCACCGAGGTGTCGGGCTTCTCGCTCGAGGAGGTCCGGGGGATGACCCCGGCCGTCCTGCGCTCGGGCCGGACCACTGCCGAGGAATACCGGAAGCTCTGGAACACCATCGGCTCGGGCCAGGTATGGAAGGGGGAATTTCTCAACAAGCGAAAAACCGGCGAGCTTTTCTGGGAATCGGCCCTGATCTCCCCGGTTACCGGCCCCGATCAGAAGATCACCCATTTCGTGGCGGTCAAGGAAGATATAACCGAGCGCAAGAGAACCCAGGAAAGCGAGAGGCGCAGCAGAGGGCTCTCCGAGGCCATGACCGAGGCGACACTCTGCTTCCTGCAGCAGGGAAGCATCAACGAGGTGGCCAGAATCCTCGTCGAGCGCTGCGTTTCGCTGACCTCTTCGGCCTTCGGCTTTCTTTACGACCTCGACGGCAAGGGCGATGCGCGCATCCTGGCCACCGCAGGCCTGCCCCTGGCGGGTCAGTCCCTGCAGGTCGTTCACCAGGAGGTCAGGGCCGCTTCCCCGGAACAGGTCTATCACCTTCTCGAGCGCTCGCAGGGCCTGCTGTTCGCACCGATCGACCAGCGGCGGACCATCCTCGCGAATTCGGAGTTCCCCCGGGAACTTATGACCCAGGCCGAACAGGACCTGGGTTTCCCCGTCCGATCGTTTCTGGGGGCGCCCTTGTGCATCGGTTCGGAGGCGGTCGGCTGTATCGGCCTGATCAACAGCGAGGAGGGGTTCACCGAACGCGAACGGGTCGAGCTGGAGGCCTTCGCCCAAACGGCCGCCCTGGTCATTCAGAGCGTTCGGACCGAACTGGCCCGACAATTAGCGGAGGATTACCTTGGCCAGGCCCAGAAAATGGAGGCGGTGGGGCAGCTCGCCGGTGGGGTTGCCCACGACTTCAATAACCTGGTTACGGTAATCAACGGCTACAGCACCATGCTGGCCCGCAGCCTCAAGGACGACCCCAAGCGCAGGCGCGAGGCGGAGACCATTCTGCAGGCGGGCGAGCGGGCCGCGGCGCTGACCCGCCAGCTGCTGGCCTTCAGCCGCCGGCAGGTGCTGGAGCCCAGGGTGCTGGACATCAATCCCCTGGTCAAGGGGCTGGACAAAATCCTGCGCGGCCTGCTGCGCGAGCAGATCGGAGTGGAAATGCTGCTCGAGCAGAATCTCGGGCGGGTCAAGGCCGATCCGGGGCAGGTGGAGCAGGTGTTGATCAATCTCGTAGTCAACTCCCGAGATGCCATCTCCGGGGATGGGAAAATAACCATCCGAACCGCTAACGTGGAGATCGACACGGCATTCGCCCGTCAGCACAATGGCTCGGTGCCCGGCGACTATGTCATGCTCGAGGTCACCGACACCGGCGACGGGATGACCCCGGAAGTGCGCCAGCGCATTTTCGAGCCGTTCTTCACCACCAAGGAGCAGGGGCGGGGGACCGGGCTCGGGCTGGCGACCGTCTATGGAATCGTCAAGCAGAGCGGCGGCTATATCCTGGTGGAGAGCAACCCGGGCGAGGGGACGCAGTTTCGGGTGTACCTGCCGCGCACCGCCGACAATCCCGCCGCGAATCGGCGCAGGTTGCCGACTCCGCCTCGCGAAGGACATCAGATGGTCCTGGTCGTGGAAGACGAAGCGGCGGTGCTTGCCCTGGTGGCCGACGCCTTGCGGGGCAGCGGCTACCGGGTGCTGGCCGCACACGATCCCGCGCAGGCGCTGAAGCTTTTCGAGGGGGCGCCCGAGCAGGTGGACCTGTTGTTGACCGACATGGTGATGCCCGAGATGAGCGGGCCGTCGCTGGCCGAGGCCCTGCGTCGCCAGCGGGCGGATCTCCGGGTCCTGTTCATGTCGGGATACAGCGATCTCAATGAAGACGAAGGCCTGGAGGTCTTCGAAAGAAAATACTTGTTGCAGAAACCCTTTACCATGGATACCCTGCTCGCCAAAGTACATGATGTACTGGGGGCTGCATGA